A DNA window from Camelina sativa cultivar DH55 chromosome 17, Cs, whole genome shotgun sequence contains the following coding sequences:
- the LOC104757453 gene encoding primase homolog protein-like: MSLPDPIANVEEKVTVKSLDLKPLCDEVKEYFAGRSISEKTLERNRVMQKIIGGEIVIAFTYWEREELVTCKYRWYLTRKFSLERKTWVARRILYGVDDIEQASEIIIVEGESDKLAMEEAGFLNCVSVPDGAPDCVSSKPVPPESKDKSFKYLWNCNDYLKKASRIVIATDGDVPGHCLAEELARRLGKERCWRVKWPKKSDEDKHFKDANEVLMSMGPHVLKEAVLNAEPYPIL, from the exons ATGAGTTTACCAG ATCCAATTGCGAATGTTGAAGAAAAAGTTACGGTGAAGAGTTTAGACCTAAAACCTCTTTGTGATGAg GTTAAAGAGTATTTCGCTGGAAGGTCGATTTCAGAGAAAACACTCGAGAGAAATCGGGTTATGCAGAAAATCATAGGTGGTGAG ATTGTGATTGCTTTTACGTATTGGGAAAGAGAGGAGCTTGTGACTTGCAAGTACCGGTGGTATCTAACTAGGAAGTTCAGTCTG GAAAGGAAAACATGGGTAGCACGGAGGATCTTGTATGGGGTTGATGACATAGAACAAGCATCTGAAATCATTATA GTTGAAGGGGAATCTGATAAACTTGCAATGGAAGAGGCTGGTTTTCTCAATTGTGTCTCTGTTCCTGATGGAGCTCCAGATTGTGTTTCTTCAAAGCCAGTCCCACCTGAATCCAAG GACAAGAGCTTTAAGTATCTATGGAATTGCAATGACTATTTGAAAAAG GCGTCTCGGATTGTTATTGCTACTGATGGAGATGTACCTGGTCACTGTCTGGCTGAAGAACTTGCACGGCGTTTGGGGAAAGAAAGATGTTGGCGTGTCAAGTGGCCCAAGAAAAGTGATGAGGATAAACATTTCAAAGATGCAAACGAG GTGCTTATGTCTATGGGACCTCATGTACTCAAGGAAGCTGTTCTAAATGCTGAGCCATACCCTATTCTATAG
- the LOC104757454 gene encoding transcription factor bHLH52-like: MDCLSYFSNSDAIQLEDCFIPELDTFFFQAQPQHQLHQPLHLEEALSPSLCEFSHFYEPFLPPQDIFLPSPKTEVFNESQDLDAFFPTPKHQKLINSSFHFNTNDPFFPSPNPNLLDSFITETSNFSEFLVPDFSPAFKVGWSDKCDTKKPELSAQSIAARKRRRRITEKTHELGKLIPGSQKHNTAEMFQAAAKYVKFLQAQIEIFQLKQTNTWESSKVGREMQFLLASQGIQEKLSTEEVCVVPREMVQVLKAEECILRNPRISRDLNKLL; the protein is encoded by the exons ATGGACTGCTTAAGCTACTTTTCCAACTCAGATGCAATCCAGCTTGAGGATTGTTTTATCCCTGAACTCGACACTTTCTTCTTTCAAGCACAGCCGCAACATCAACTGCATCAGCCATTGCATCTCGAAGAAGCTCTTTCACCGTCTCTCTGCGAGTTCAGTCACTTCTACGAGCCGTTTCTTCCTCCCCAAGACATCTTTCTCCCTAGCCCTAAAACCGAAGTCTTCAACGAGTCACAGGACTTAGATGCCTTCTTCCCCACGCCAAAACACCAAAAGCTCATTAACTCCAGCTTTCATTTCAACACTAACGACCCTTTCTTTCCGAGCCCTAATCCTAATCTCTTGGATTCCTTCATCACCGAGACTTCAAACTTTTCCGAGTTTCTTGTTCCTGACTTCTCTCCGGCATTCAAAGTGGGGTGGAGTGATAAATGTGATACCAAGAAACCGGAGCTTTCTGCTCAGAGCATCGCAgcaagaaagaggagaagaagaatcacagAGAAGACTCATGAGCTCGGAAAACTGATCCCTGGAAGCCAGAAACACAACACTGCCGAAATGTTCCAAGCCGCAGCTAAATATGTCAAGTTCTTGCAGGCTCAAATTGAGATTTTTCAACTAAAGCAGACCAAT ACTTGGGAGAGTTCAAAGGTGGGAAGAGAAATGCAGTTTTTGCTTGCGTCTCAAGGAATTCAGGAAAAGCTATCAACAGAAGAAGTGTGTGTGGTTCCTAGGGAAATGGTTCAAGTCCTAAAAGCCGAAGAATGCatcttgagaaaccctaggaTTTCTCGAGACCTAAATAAGTTGTTGTGA